The Candidatus Equadaptatus faecalis DNA window AAAGATTTTAAGCCATCAGCTGTCAGCTGTCAGCTGTCAGCCGAAATGCACGAACACGAACATTGTCACTGCGGAGAACATTCTCATACAGAGGGTATGCACCGGCATATCAGAGACCATGCGGAGGACTGCGCCTGTAAGGCGTGTGCCCGCGCGGCAAATATTTTTGACGAACTTGAAGAGGAAATCGGGGAGCAGAACAGGGAGTTCAGAAAGGAAGTAACGTTCCTTGCGGTTACGGGCGCGATATTCGCGGCGCTGATGCTTGTCAGCCATGTTGTGCCGGAATATGAGCACAGTCTGCCTGTGACCTGCGCGTTTTTCGCGCTGTTTGCTCTCTGCGGCATGCCTGTTGTGAAAACCGCGCTGTCGCTGCTTGCGAAGGGCGATATTTTCAACGAATACACACTCATGTCAAGCGCCGCGTGCGCGGCCGTTTTCATCGGCGAAGTTCACGAGTCTGTCGCGGTGATGCTTTTTTACAGATTGGGCGAAGCGCTTCAGGACAGGGCGGCGTCAAAATCACGCCGCTCCGTCAAGAGCCTGCTTGCGCAGAAGCCTATGGAGGCAAGGCTTATCATAGGTGACGAAGAAAAACTTACCGAGCCTTCGGAAATTAAAAAAGGCGACACCGTTCGTGTGCTTCCTGGAGAAGTAATACCTGTTGACGGTCGTGTCACGGGCGGTGCCTCTCAGATTGACTGTTCGGCAATCACCGGCGAATCGCTTCCGGTTTACGCGCAGAAAGGCAGCGATGTAAGCGGCGGCACGCTTTCAATAGACGGAGTTTTGACAATAGAAGCCTCAGGGCCTTTTGAAGACTCCACAATCTCCAGAATGCTTGAAATGGTGCAGAACGCTGTTGAGAAAAAAGCGCCTGCGGAGCGTTTTATTACCCGCTTTGCAAAGTGGTACACTCCCGCGATGTTCTTTGTCGCGGCAGCCGTTTTCTGCCTGCTTCTGCTGCCTGGCAGAAGCGCCGCTGACGCGCTGAGCCCCGCGCTTGTCATGCTTGTAATTTCATGTCCCTGCGCGCTTGTAATTTCTGTTCCGCTGGGCTATTTCGGCGGAATAGGCAGAGCCTCCGCGCGCGGTATTCTTGTCAAAGGCGCCAATGTTTTTGACAATCTGCGCAGAGTCACGGCCGCTGTTTTTGACAAAACAGGCACCCTGACCTACGGCAGATTTAAGGTCGCGAAATATTTTCCGGCGGACGGCGTATCCGGGCAGGAACTGCTTAAAACGGCTGTACTTGCCGAAAAAGGGTCAGCTCATCCTGTCGCGCAGAGTATATGCAGGGAAATGCCCGAAATTGCCCTTTCCGGCGATGCAGAGGTTACGGAGCTGCCCGGAAAAGGAATGTTGTACAAAAACGGAGAAGATTGTATCGTTGCCGGCAATTCACTGCTTATGGCGGATTACGGCGTAATTTCTCCCGCAATGCCCAACGACGGGACTGTGGTTCACGTCCTGAAAAATAACGTCTATCTCGGCTGCATAGCGGTTGCGGACGAAATCCGCGAGGATTCCTACGCCGCCGTGCGCGAGCTTGAAAAGCTTGGTCTGCATACCTACATGCTTACCGGCGACAGGGAAGAGGTTGCGCGCGTTGTCTGCGACAAACTGGAAATGAGCGGCTACCGCGCGGAACTGCAGCCTGAGGACAAGGTTGAGGCGCTGCGCTCAATATGCGGAGGCGATTTGTGCCGCAGCGTTTTTGTCGGAGACGGCGTGAACGACGGGCCTGTGCTTGTCACTTCGGATACTGGAATTGCAATGGGAGGATTCGGCTCACGGGTGGCGGCGGAAGTCAGCGACGTTGTGATAGTTGACGATTCTCCGTTAAAGGTCGCTGAACTGCTGAGAATAGCGAAAAAAACGAGGACGATCGTTTGGGAAAATGTTATACTTACATCAGGAATTAAACTGCTGTTTATGACAAGAGCGCTGCTTTCGATAGTCGGCGTATGCGGCGAACCTGCGCTTTGGGAGGCTGTTTTCGCCGACGTCGGCGTCGCGCTTCTTGCAATACTGAACGCAACGAGAACGGCAAGAGCGTAGAAGACGGCTGACAGCAAAAACAAGTGCAAAATGCAGAGTGAAAAGTGAAAAATGAAGAATAAGCTGAAAGCGGTAAGCATTAAGCACTAAACTGGAAGCTTAAAGCTTAAATAAAGGTTCTAACGCTTAACGCTTATAGCTTAAAGCTTAAAGCTTATAGCGCGAGCGAAGCAAGCCTAAGTGCTGAGTGCGCTTTTTACAAATTTATAATCCATAAAAAGGGGGATACATAAATGGACAGGCATACTGAGGAAAGAATTCTTGAGCTTCTGGAAAAGGACGCAAAGCTTAAAGCGTCGGAACTTGCGGTTATGCTCGGACTTGAAGAGGACGATGTTTCCGCGGCGATAAATAATTTTGAAAAAACGGGCATTATCCGCGGTTATCACGCGCTTGTCAACTGGGACAAGACGGACGACGAGAAGGTTTCCGCGCTTATCGAACTTAAGGTTACGCCGCAGCGCGGCAACGGTTTTGACAAGATTGCCGAAAAAATATATCAGTATCCCGAAGTTGACTCCCTCTATCTCATGTCCGGGAGATTTGATTTCACCGTTATGCTCCGCAAAGCAACAATGAAAGAGATAGCGCATTTTGTCGCTTCAAAGCTTGCGGTCATCGACGGCGTGCAGAGCACCGCGACGCACGTTGTCCTGCTCCGCTACAAAGACAGGGGCTTTATTATGACCGACGAAGAAAAACAGAAACGCATGATGGTGAATTTGTAATGCGCGATTTTGTCAACGATGTCATTAAAGGCATAAAACCGTCAGGCATCAGGAAGCTTTTTGACGTTGCCGACGAAATGCCCGATGCTATTTCTTTGGGCGTAGGCGAGCCTGATTTTGAAACCCCGTGGCATATCCGCGAGGAAGGCATGTACGCGCTGCAGAAAGGACGCACCTTTTACACCTCAAACGCGGGAATGCCCGAGCTTCGCGAAGCGATTGCGGAATACGTGAAGCGCAAGTACAAACTGCATTACGACCCCAAAAACGAGATATGCATCACGATAGGCGGCAGCGAGGCGATAGACGCGTCGCTTCGCGCGGTCATAAATCCGGGCGACGAAGTCATATATCCCGAGCCTTGCTACGTTTCCTACGAGCCCTGCATACGCCTTGCCTACGGTGTTCCCGTAAAGCTTGAGCTTACCGCGGAAACCGAATTCCGCCTCACGCCTGAAATTCTGGAAGCTGCAATCACGCCGAAATCCAAAGTTCTGCTTATTTCCTATCCGAACAACCCGACAGGCGCCATTATGGAGCAGAAAGACCTTGAAAAAATAGCTGAAGTCGTAAAAAAACACGACCTGCTTGTAATTTCCGACGAAATATACAGCGAACTTTCATACCGCAAGCCGCACGTCAGCATTGCTTCGCTTCCCGGAATGAAAGAACGCTGCGTGGTTATCAACGGGTTCTCAAAAGCTTTTGCCATGACCGGCTGGAGACTTGGATATTTTCTTGCCCCGAAAGAGCTTTACGGCAGCATAATCAAGATACACCAGTTCGGAATTATGTGCGCCCCTACTGCCAGCCAGTACGCGGGTATAGAAGCGCTTAAGGAAGGCGAAGCCGACGTCCGGGAAATGCGCACGGCATACGACGAACGCAGACGCTACCTTCTTGCGGTGCTAAAAGAGCTTGGAATTCCCTGCTTTGAACCTCTCGGAGCATTTTACATTTTCCCCGACATCTCCCAGTTCGGCATGAGTTCGGAAGAATTTTGCGAAAAACTGCTGAAAGAGCAGAAAGTCGCGGTAGTCCCAGGCTCTGCTTTCGGAGACTGCGGAGACAAACACGTGCGAATTTCGTACGCCTATTCGCTTGACGAACTTAAAGAAGCGATGGAACGTCTGCGGAGATTTGTAACAAATCTTCGTGAAAAACAGGCGTAAAAAACAGCCGAAATCCTCCGTATCAGCACAGGCTTTCACTCCGAGTATTACCGCGCATAATGACCGGATTGTTATATTTTTCCGGGTTGTGTTTTGCGCTGCTGTGAGGCATTCTTTACTATTCTTCCGAGTTCATTGTTGTTTCCTGCTTTAATTTATGATGTTCGCAGCTGAATTTTACCGCTTTAACGCGGCTTTTTATTTCTCTTTTTGCATTCTGTACCTTCGTAAATGCTGAATACTTGTTTTTATTCTACTTATTGCGAAAAATATTTGACATTTCGGCGAAACAGATTTAATATACGGGTGCATGAAGCGGATTCCATGCATTGTTTGTGTACCGAGACAGTTTGAAAATACAACAGCACAGCAGACTGCAACGGATTTTACAATAAATTGCGAACCTTATTGGGAAGGGCTGAAAAATGAACAATTTGAAAAAAGTTAAAAAATCGGCGGCGGCGTTAATGCTCCTGTCATTCATCTTCGGAACGGTGTCGCCGGCTATAGCAAGTCCTTTTTTATCATGGAGCGGGTTTCATAACGACAAGAACGTTCTTCGTACTGTCCGCCTTAACGGAACTTTTTGGACAAAGGCGCCGGCAGGCGGACTGCTCGAAGCAAGCTACAGTTGTCCTATGCCAGGCGCTCGAACGTGGGCCCAAGCCAATGGCGATGCCAATAATTATAAGAACAATAGTGTGAAAGATTCCTGGGAGAAAGCGATAGTCAGCAGTTCACGGCTGATGACTAAAGGGGAGTATGACGCTTTTACGAACCAGCTTGGCGGGACCGGTAAATTTACCTCCTACACAGAATGGTGGCTGTCAACGTATATTCAATATCAGCGGTATTATATAGTCAGAGAGGGTGGTGCAACTTACAGCGGACATGCCCTCAAGCCTTATAGCCGTCGTGCGAGACCGTATCTGGTGCTGAACGGAACCAACGTTAACAACAACGTCTGGTTCCTCAGCCCGTATAACGAAGGCAACGGAGCGAAAGGCTTGGTTGGAGCGATAACGACGGCAGCAGCAAACACGACACAGTACAAGATCACCTACAAAGACACTTCGCTTGCGGCACCTGTGATAGGCGGCGGAGCTCTGACGCTTGACGCGGCTGGGACATCGGAGTGGTACACTGCGACTGGCGACCGTGTATCGGCAACGGTAGGAAACGCTGACCCTCTTGCCGCGCCGGGCTACATGCTCATGAAATGGGTGAGTACGGCAAACACGCTCACGCTCGGAGGAGCTGGCTCCTACACGGGAGATGCGGATTTGTACCTGCA harbors:
- the cadA gene encoding cadmium-translocating P-type ATPase gives rise to the protein MHEHEHCHCGEHSHTEGMHRHIRDHAEDCACKACARAANIFDELEEEIGEQNREFRKEVTFLAVTGAIFAALMLVSHVVPEYEHSLPVTCAFFALFALCGMPVVKTALSLLAKGDIFNEYTLMSSAACAAVFIGEVHESVAVMLFYRLGEALQDRAASKSRRSVKSLLAQKPMEARLIIGDEEKLTEPSEIKKGDTVRVLPGEVIPVDGRVTGGASQIDCSAITGESLPVYAQKGSDVSGGTLSIDGVLTIEASGPFEDSTISRMLEMVQNAVEKKAPAERFITRFAKWYTPAMFFVAAAVFCLLLLPGRSAADALSPALVMLVISCPCALVISVPLGYFGGIGRASARGILVKGANVFDNLRRVTAAVFDKTGTLTYGRFKVAKYFPADGVSGQELLKTAVLAEKGSAHPVAQSICREMPEIALSGDAEVTELPGKGMLYKNGEDCIVAGNSLLMADYGVISPAMPNDGTVVHVLKNNVYLGCIAVADEIREDSYAAVRELEKLGLHTYMLTGDREEVARVVCDKLEMSGYRAELQPEDKVEALRSICGGDLCRSVFVGDGVNDGPVLVTSDTGIAMGGFGSRVAAEVSDVVIVDDSPLKVAELLRIAKKTRTIVWENVILTSGIKLLFMTRALLSIVGVCGEPALWEAVFADVGVALLAILNATRTARA
- a CDS encoding Lrp/AsnC family transcriptional regulator, which codes for MDRHTEERILELLEKDAKLKASELAVMLGLEEDDVSAAINNFEKTGIIRGYHALVNWDKTDDEKVSALIELKVTPQRGNGFDKIAEKIYQYPEVDSLYLMSGRFDFTVMLRKATMKEIAHFVASKLAVIDGVQSTATHVVLLRYKDRGFIMTDEEKQKRMMVNL
- a CDS encoding aminotransferase class I/II-fold pyridoxal phosphate-dependent enzyme; amino-acid sequence: MRDFVNDVIKGIKPSGIRKLFDVADEMPDAISLGVGEPDFETPWHIREEGMYALQKGRTFYTSNAGMPELREAIAEYVKRKYKLHYDPKNEICITIGGSEAIDASLRAVINPGDEVIYPEPCYVSYEPCIRLAYGVPVKLELTAETEFRLTPEILEAAITPKSKVLLISYPNNPTGAIMEQKDLEKIAEVVKKHDLLVISDEIYSELSYRKPHVSIASLPGMKERCVVINGFSKAFAMTGWRLGYFLAPKELYGSIIKIHQFGIMCAPTASQYAGIEALKEGEADVREMRTAYDERRRYLLAVLKELGIPCFEPLGAFYIFPDISQFGMSSEEFCEKLLKEQKVAVVPGSAFGDCGDKHVRISYAYSLDELKEAMERLRRFVTNLREKQA